The window CGGAGGACACGGACGCGCTGCTGGACCTGTTAAACTGCCCGCACTCTCCGTGGCACCACGACGAGCCGTGGAGCCCGCAGGCCGCCGCCCTCCAGCGTGTGGCCGTGGTGGAGCCAGAGCGACTGGACGCCGACTTTGTGTGCAGCTACTTCAGGAAGCTGCGGATTGTCGACAAGGACGTGAggaatctgtttttgtagagCCTTCTTGCATCAGAAATGTGTAGCGGTGAATTATTGCTTGGCCTTGTTTAGGTGTCTGTGGTCGACAACTACCTGCTGAAGTTCTGCAACTTACAGGAACTTGTGCTCAGCGCCAACCGCATCAGCGAAATCTCGGCCGAGAACCTTCCCAGGACGCTTAAGGTGTGCTGACCCCTTAATATTTCGACccaaatttgaaaccctaacccttgtttgaaactataTCGCAATCTTAGCCCTATTCTGAAACCCCaaacctaatttgaaaccctatttTAATTTGGAACCCTTACATTTCAGCTGCTATATTCACATACAATTGCTGTCCCATTTCTAAAGAATGTATCAACACACTTGTTCACATTTGTTACTAACCTAAGTGGCCAATTTCCAATGTGTACCATTGGAGGTGTTGGAGCTGCGTGCCAACCAGCTGTGCGCTCTGGGCCGCCTGGCCATCTCTCCGCCCCCTCGCCTGCAGTACCTCGGGCTGGCCGCCAATCGTCTGGGATCCCATCGAGACGTCACCCTGCTCACAGGAAAACAATGGTTGCTCCTCAAATAACTAACATAGTTCCTTGACATCAAAACACCATCAGGCCACTTATTCTCTACTCCCTTATGTAGTTCTCGTGTGTATTTTTGGGTGGCATTGCGAGTCGTGACCTCAGCCTTGTTATTATAATCCCTGCGTGTGTTACGCGAGAGGCCTGAGCTGGTGTGTCTGGACCTGAGCGAGTGCGACTTCAGAGAACAGCGCCCCCTGCTGAAGGCGCTGGGTACGCTGCCGTGTCTGCGGACCCTGGTGCTGGAGGGAAACCCATTCACGCTGGCACCCTCGTACCCTGGCTTCGCCGTGAACGCCCTTCCCCGACTCTCCTACCTGGACGCGGCGTGGATCGCCCCCGAGGAGCGGCACCGCTACAGGGGAATGGCCAACATGAGCCGTGAGCGTCCACCTTTCTCATCCTTCATATTTTTACTAGTTATAATTAAAAGATTACCTTAGACCTTCTGGTGGACTGGGCGTCGGCCACCGTGCGCGTGGGCGTGATGCAGGGGGTCCCGGACCCGCAGGACGAGGACCCTGACGCTCCGGAGTTCCCGGTGGTCAGCTACAGCTACGTCATCTCGTACATGTTCTTCAGTCACCAGACCACCGCCTACCGGGTAACGCGCGTTCCACTCGTCTTTACACCGCCCGTTCAGTGACAGAAGCTAGATGGCGCTGTTGGCAGGAAGTTGTGATTGGTGGTCCGGCGAAGCGTCAGAGTCAGGACCAGGGTGCTGAGCCAACTCAGTCGCTTAACAAGAAGAGTGTAAAAGAGATTGTGGTGGTCAACCTGGCAGACTGCGACGAGGATCAAACTTCCTCCTCTTGTGGtaatcattcaaaaaaaatctatgtgTATCTAATGACAGTCACCAACAGATTTAGAACATGAATAACGTGTATCCATAACGTGTCAGCTGCTACAAATACACTCGAGTAACTTATTCACGTGTAATAACCATCTACCTCGCAGGGTGAAAGTGAAATTCGGGGATATTAACTTTGTCACAGAATCGCGATACAGCACGTCGTCCCAGCCGTGGGCCGACTGCGTTGACTTTGGCCACGTGCTGACGTTTGTCGTGCGAGACCTGAGCGGCTTCAAGAAGTTCCTCCATCGAggatttttcatttatatCGAGCAGGAAAAGGTAAGAAGTACAAAAGTAGCCACTAGGGGGCGGAAAAACTCTTGTACAAGTTAGTAATGtaatagttttaaaaaaagcactcATATTTTAAAGTACATTACaatgatttttattatatgaccgtttttaaaatacatcttTTACATTATATTGACATCCACAGAGCTAGAAAAAAAGGACAGTGACTTGAACAATTTACTGTAGGAAGTTCAGTAATGAAGTATCTGTTTGTGCAGTGTCAATAATTAAATAtcgaatttaaaaaaaaaaaaaaaaaactctcatcTTACTTTCAGATCCTGTCGTGGCCTGCGGAGGTCTTAGACGATTCCGGACAAGGTGCCACTGacaagaaagggaaaaaagtgagTTTCATCATCTTAGTCGAGCAGGTCCAAAAAGGTACAATCGGGTCATGCTATGGCAAGTAGACGTTATTgtttataaaaaagaaaaaaagaaagactttGCCTTTtaacaaacacattaaaagTCTTAATGTTGGAATTATGAAACTGATGATTAACAATGAATGAGCTGAATATGAAAATAGTTTGAAAAATGTGGACGTAGTTGACAAACTTTGTGTGGAACGTTTCACATGTATTGAAATGTGGCACTTGTCGGAACGCTTTTCAGCCCAAGACTACAAAAGACAAGCGAAAGAAATCTGTGGCGGAGTTGGTGGCGGACCCGCCTGTGACCACGGTGGTGGCATCCTCGCACGTGTCCCTGCGCGGCCTTTTCGGCGGAAATCCAAAAGCGGACATCCTTTGCAACTTTGGCTCAATGCACAAAGATGCTCCGGTGGAAGAAGCTTCCGTTACGGACGAGGCGAGTTAGCACTTGTTTTTCACTGGATTAAGTTTGCCATTCatgtgttgttgttctttgaAGAACGTGAGCGTGGACAGCAAATCCAAGGACGATTCCAAGAAGAAAGGAAGCCGTGCTGGATTCAAGAAACCTGGCAAAGGTGATTCTGACATTAAACCTTTGGTGCCATGTTGCATGACCATATGAAGTTGGCCTCGCTCACCTTCCGCTTCACAGGGATGCGGCGCGAGGAGAGCGACGCCGACACGCCGAGCCAGCCCGAGACGGTCACGGCGGAGCTGAGCGTGGAGCTGAAAAAGTGGCGCCACACCTCCGAGGTGTCGCCGCTGGTGCCCGCCAACTCCTGAGGCAAGACGCACTCTGACTTTCATTTTGACACACTTTTATTTGTACAGAAAAGCCAAAGTAGAAAGAAGACGCAAGGAAGTGCTTTCAAGTATTCTGCCTGCATGCGCCCCaccaaaatgcaataaaaaaagtattttcaggcatagaaaaaaaatgcactatGGCTCCCAAATTGTCACACCATTGTATCCTTCACAAAGAATCATTTGTGGGGATTTATAGTTCTTTATCTCTATATACACACTGCTCACAACAATTTTGGGATATGGTAAAACTTCTGAATGAATCAAGATTGCACTCTAACCTCGGCAGCTGACCTTAAATTGCTCTGTTTCTTTCATTTCCGGGcttccattttcatttctgcCACCTCCGGTTCCTCCAAATTAAGGATGTCTGTAAAGCTTATAGCCAGTTTTAAGCTGAGGCAAAAATGTCGGCCTATATcccgagttttttttttgccacgaGTGTGACAAGCTGTGCAAACAAGGATGCCACGTTCTAGCCCTCAAGTCGCTTTTTTTGCACGATGGACGGACAACCCGAGGCGGGCCGCGTTTAGAAGGTTCGGTCGTCATTGCAGTCGTGGCTCCAGTGGCCGAAGAGCTCGCAAATGTCGCAGTAGGGCCGCTCGGCGCCCTTGCTGCCATGGTAGGCGGTGTGCGGCGGCGTGTCGGGCGTTTGCGCCTGCGCCGGGCAGTCCTCCGTGTCATGGCGGTCGAAGCAGTCGCAGATGTCGCAGAATAGTCGAGGAGGgggcttcttctttttcttcttcttgctgcTCTCCTTGTCCTCCCTACACAAAGCATTAGGGTACACTTTTAGTTTACAATTTAATACAATAGAACTTTCGCAACacaatgtttcttttcttacAGTAGTCACATAATTGATTCCTGCTATTTTGTCAAAACACTATTACAGGATTAATACAAGATGGTCaattattccattttttttactgaccCGTCGTCGTCGTCCAACTCGCTGGCGTTGTTGCCGTTGAGAGCGGCAGCGGCCAGTTTCTCCAACTGGTCCTTGAGGTCCAAATTGTTCTTCCGCAGGTCAACGATGACCGAATTCAAGAAGTCAATCtggccccccccacccaaaacatcaacaagaAATTAATGACTGCTCCAAAGACACGTACTGTATGACTCGGGATGGGCATTTGCAGGAATTGATCTTAAAGGTGAAAGGTTCCGTTTGATGTACCCACTTAAAAATTCACACCTTGAAATCTACTTATTTGTACGATTGTATAAAAATCAATTGtcttacacaaaaaaaatattgtttacaTAATGGCGACAACATTGCTGTAATTACTGTAATTTCCAAAGAGGAAACAAAAATtgcttatatttatttatgtattggAAATACAATCTTACACATCTaagaaaaatgttacaaaaaggAGGCACAAATATCTACATAATTGTAAAAGTACATCTCAATGATTGAATGCCCATCTCGAAGCAACTGTTTCTGTCAAGTGAGTGTGAACCCAAACAAAGGCAAATGAGTGATGACCACCCCAACGCACTCGGAATCCCCGTGATGACTTCACATATATTTAAAGGGGACATATTATGGACAACCTAAACAATGCCAAAatggtaagcagagctgcagtgctaacgttagcattaGCTAGCAGCAGATCTTATGTTTGGTCATGTGCCACACCACGACACTAATTGACAAGTGAAATTTGGCAGTCACTCAGGAACAATTTGGAATTGTGTGGGCAATAAAAAGCATAACAGGTCTCCTTTAAGTGACACATGCTTGCATGCACGAGTGAcgctgacaacaacaaaaaaacatgaacaaacCGCTGCCTGATGGTTCTGCGGCATTGCAGACAGAGCACAGCATTGGGGTGAAcggaggagaggaagaaaatAGCAGGTTCAAATTAGAATAcaatacgcacacacaaaatgggaCAGTATGACATTTTAGAGGTTGGGCGGACACATCATTAGGCACACCTGCGCAATCTCATGACATCCAACCATCCTCACAAAATAAGCCTTGATGAAGATGATGCTACATTTTCAGGGGGATAAATATTGGGGAAAATTTAACTATTTTAATTCGTTTGGTggtgcgctgcggttgcgcaaTCGGacgcgcaaatgaaaaaatgcttttttcttttcttttttgcttggaacggattatattttttccattatttgtaatgggcaAACATGATtgggaattcgaacgattcacttctcaaacagccttctggaacggattgtggtcgaaaaccatGGCTCCACTGTACTagattaaaatgaaacaactACAAACAAATAcgacaaaaaatattgaacaaaatCAGACAAGATATTTGGATACTAGAAAATAATTAGGTAAATAGAAATATACAAAATTTCaatgtaagaaagaaaatccaccgtattgtgcaagtgtacctaatgaagtgtacTGAGGGACTAATGCGGTTGAGCCCCTCTAAAAGGTGATACTGAAACAATCAACACTCGACTCATGTTGCAAGCAGCTCAGTTCTGTACGACCGCCCCCCAAGAGACTttagaaagaagaaaaacggcACTAGGGGCAGGGTAAGGAAGCAAGTTGACACTCAACTTCCTCTTAAAGCCTTTCCGAGTTTTCCCTGATGAACGTACCTCGGCCTGCGTGTCCGTGTCCCTCAGCTGGCTGACAACGACATCACCTGCACGCCCAAGAGTGTAGAGGCACGGTCACGCCACCATCGTTCAGAAAGTGACACAAATTCGACCGGCATCAAAAGTGCACCTGATGGGGCGGCAAGCTCTTGCTCCAGCTCTTTCACTCGCTCCTTGAGCTGAGCCTTGTCCTGCTCCAAGGCAGCGATGGCGGTCTGCAAGGTTTGGGCTGAGGCACTTTGCACACGCGTGGCAGCCAGCTGAAGAACAAGCAATATGAGCGCAAAAATGAACCCAtattgagagagagaaaaaaatactaaagCCAAAATCAGACAGGGAAAAACGACAACAATGAATGTTTATGGTGGTTTTGCTCGACCTCGCTCTTTAGGGCCTCCATCTGCTGATCCTTCTCGGAGGCTAAGACACCGTTTTTACGAACGGACCTTTGGAACTCGGCATTCtccttctccatcttcttcttcaaagTGCTCTCGCTGtccacacaggaaaaaaaaaaaaaaaaaaagaacagtgcACATTGAGTACAGGAATGATGTCTCATCTTTTTGCTTCAGCACATTTCATTCTCGGGACTGAAGGCAAGTTTCAAATGTAGCTGAAATTAACAGTAGAGTACCTGAAGGCATAACTTGGCAGGCTTTCAGAAGAAtacattaaacaaaaaaagggtttTAATTCTTGTGAGATGGTAGAAAGGTAAtaagtgacaaaatgtgtcattgcCAAACCTTTGCTTCAACTCCTTCAACTGTGCTTGGAGTTTTGAGTGCTCGTCCCTGAGctgggggggggacaaaaatCATCATGCTCAAGACTCAACTTGATTGTGCAGCATTGACAAGAACACCTTGCTAAATTCACTGTGGTCCTGGTGATTGTTCTCGACATCCTGAGCCAGCTTGTCCTTCTCGTTTTGGATCGACTGCAGGGAGCGTGACTTAACGGACACCGCTTCTTTGAGCTCCTCGCTAAGGATGAGCAGAAAACGGCCATGTTGCGCTGTTCAATACCAAAACGTAGGAATTTAcgtggcgggcgggcgtgcTCACGTTTCCCGGGAGAGACTCTCCAGCTTTTGGCTTTTGGCATAAAGTTGCTCTTTGGAGGTGCTCAGCTCTTGCTGGTACTTTGATTGCTCTTGTTTGAGCTCATCCATCTGAAGGGATAATCAACGCAAGACAATCAAATATTAGAGCCAGATTACAAAATAGAGAataggaggggaaaaaatacagcGGCGTCTTCACTCAAATCAACTCTCGCTATTATAATAACTGAAAATGTCATGAAttctttcaaattattttttgaataGAAAAGCGTTTGTGTTCTCTAACAATAACATTTGCTGTGTTTGATCAGTTGAtcaataatatctttttttgaaTTCCGAATAGGTACCTGCGTTTCCATTTCTCGCTTGGAAGAATGAAGACTCTCCAGCTGAACTTGAGCTTCACACTTATCTTGGAGCAAAGCGTCTCTCTCCTTGGTCAGCTGCTCAAGGGCCTCGGCGGTCTGGCCGGAAGCCTCGGAAGCCTGCGGCGAGCGGGACCATGATGAAACACTGTTTTAGAACGCAGCGCGGGCCACGGCGCAGCAGAGATGACAAAAGCTTGATTCGAGCCTCATTTTGGTCTCGCCGGATCGAGAGCGTGCTCAATTGTAGAaccaattaaaataatacacaGTGAACATGTGTGCAGTACAAATAGATACGACCTGTAGACTCAGAACGGAGGGGAAAGTGGAAATGAATGCGAGTTAGCCgttttattaggtacacctgtccTGTACCCGACAAGATTAATTCTGACAGCTCTGGTACAAGAAGCTATAAAAATTAgcggctgttttttttttttttttttttgggcgctCAATTagcaacaataataaaaggaCCCGTGATTGCTCTTGTAACGCAAATTTCGCCAAAACACCGCAAAACGGAAGATTGCGTTATAAGCCCACAGGGAGGAAAGAAGGCTTGCAATGTATGGTGAGGATGTGAAGAATGAAAACCAGGAAGACAGACAAGCAGGCATGCAGGTGCACTGGCGTACTAGAGGAACTAGCGGAGGAATACCTCAAGCTGCTGAGCAATGGCCTGTTTAAGTTGAGACTGGAGCCGCTCTCCTTCGGCCACAGCCTCTTGGTGGCGTTTCTCCGTGGCGGCCGTGTCCACTCGGAGGGTCTTCACATCCTCCTGCAAGTCCTCAAGCTGGCCAATTAGCAGTGACTTTTCCACAAGCCACTGGGACACGTTGTGCTCAGAGCGACTGCGTCCAGCGAGGAGCGCCTCCTTCTCCGTTTCCAGTGCCGCCACCCGTTTGTCGGTCTCGTCCAATTTGGATAAAAGCTCTCGCTTGTCTTCAGACAAGCGGCGGGTCACTAGCTCTTGTTCCTtgagttttgcttttgccaGGTCGGTTTCTGCCGTTAAAGACTTCTGCTGCTCGTCTGCGTTCTGAAGTTGGGCGGACATGTCGTCGTTGTCCCGCCGAACTCGGGACAGGGTGTTCTGCAACTCCTCCGTTTGCCAAGCGGCCCGAGTCCGTTCACTGGATTCCGCCTCGAGCCGTTCCTCCAGATGCTGCTTGGCCTCGGACAACGACTCCGTCTGTTTTTTTAGCTCCAGGATCTCTTCGAGGAGCTTCTTCTTTTTAGCATCCGATTCCGCCGTGTGTTTGGAGAGTTTGTCGACTTGCCCTTTCAATTCCAAGGTGGATTGCTCCAGATGCATTTTGAGCTCCCCGCGTCCTCGAGCCAGATCGGCATTGGCCTTTTCCAGGAGTTCGATTTGGGAGGAACGTTTCCCCAGTTCGCTCTCGAGCTgggccttttctttttccaaagaCGTCAACTGGGCTACGACTGAATTTGTTTTGCACGTGACTTCCTCCAGCATCCCTTCTAAGCGAGACTTCTCCTGATCGATATCGCCCTGAGTTCTGGAAGAGCTGTCCAATTGATCCTTTGTGGCTCGGATGTCACTCACAAGCTTCTCCCGCTCTTGCAAGAGGTCCTTAATGTCAGCGGCGGCCTTGGAGTGCTTTGCTTCTATTTCGCCTTTCTCACCAGCCAGACGCTCGTAATTTGTCTTCTGCTGCTCGAGCGCCGCGTGGAGGGTCAGTTTCTCCTTCCTCAGAGCATGCAGAGCCTCTGAGCTTTCGGAATTCTGCGTGCCAAACGTCTCCCTCTCTCGTTCCAAAGTTGCAGACATCTCGGTCAGCTTTAGGTTGGACAGAGTCAGTTGCTGGGCAGACTCTTTGATCTTCTCTTTCAGCTCTTCAATATCTTTAAGcagctcctccttctccttacAGACTTTCCTCTGTGAGGCGAGCAAGTCCTCCTTCTCCTGCAGGAGATGAAGCCTTTCGGAATGCGTCACTTGGCTGCTGGTCTTGGACTCCTCCAGCATCTGGACCAGGCTGAGGCGAGACGCCTTCAGGTCTTCGCATTCGCGGACGGAGCTGTCCAGCTCCTTCTTGGCGAGGTTGAGCTTATTCTGCAGTTCCTCCTTCAACGCCTCGAGGTTCTTTTTGTCCGACGCGACCGCGCTGATTTCGGAGGACATGGTGGCCTTCTCTTTGCTTAGCGTTTCTACGAGAGACTGCAGCTGattgtttgtcattgtcagatcTTCTTTCTCCAAGTTGAGAGACTGCAGCTTGGCCTGCAACTCTGCGTTCTTGGCGTCCAGACACTTCTTGCCGGTTTTGGCCGCATCCAACTCCGAGAGGAGCTTGTCGTTCTCGCACGCGAGTTTAGACCTGCTCTCGTTGAGGTCCTCCTCGAGCCTGCTGCGCTCTTTGCAGATGTTTTCATAGTCCTCCAGGAGCTGCTTGTTGTGACTTTCAGCCCGCCGCGCATCCTGCTTCTGTTTGTGCAGCGTGGCATTCTTCTCCTCGTTTTGTTTCCGGAGATCCTCAAGATCGGACTGCTGTTTGATATTTGTGCTCTTCAGGGTGGTGTTTTCATCCTGCGCCTCCAGGAGACCTTTTTTGAGAATCTCCAACTGGTCCTTGAGTGACGTTCTTTCTACCTCTGAGCCCTTGTTGCCGTCGAGTAATTCATCCCTCTCCTTTGAGAGCTTCTCTACGGTAACCCGGAGGTCCTCGTTCTGTACGGAAAGATCCCGGAGAGCAGAAAGCTTGCTCTGCGCCTCTGAGAGCTGCGTTTCCAATTTGCACGTGTCAGCGCGAGCTTCCTCGCTATCCTGACACTTGCGCTCCAGAGCTACAGTCTGCTCTTCCAGTTTTGCGGACAAGTGTTCAACATTATGCTTGGAGGAGTCGAGCTCAGCGGAAAGATGCTGGGGAAAAGCAAgttgatgggggggggggggggggggcaaaaaaaatggaggataTATTCAAAGATGCACATCAAGAAAATGTAAGGTGATCCCCAAAATAAACCAAGCCAATATGTATGAATGCAAACACAAAGGTTAAGCtgcagaaattaaaaataaataaaaacggcAAAGACACCATAGCACAACACCGAACGCACGTTCAATAGTGATTTGGATTTTGCAGCAAATCCAATGTTACTCGATTAAACGTGACATTGAGTCACATTTTGCTCCACTGCGATTAGTTCATGATGGCATTTTTTACATGAAATGACGAGAAGGGTCATAAGTGTTAATGTCCAAGGGGAGGTGAGGGGCTTCTCACACATGTACACTAGAACAGGAAAGTAATCACAGCTTCACTTTTTCGAGAAACATCGATTGGTGGGAACGGGATGCAGATTAGCTGAATTTTAAGCTTCGTGGCAAAGACAATGGCATCTTGACTTAGTTTAATTTGTTCTACTGCTGTAGAggcctcatttaaaaaaaaaaaaaaaaaaaagaaaatcaaatgtcaAGATTAACAATATCgaggaaagaaaatcatgtTATGTGATAGCTGGGTACAAAGAGAGAGCCTACTCATTACCTGAAGCTTTTCCTTGTACGTCTTCAGCTCAGACACCATCTTTTCCAGCTCCTGGCTCCTGTCCTTGGAGGAGGAGAGCTCCTTCTTCAGATTGTCCAGTTTGTCTCGCAGCCCTTGGACCTCCTTGCCGTGGACCTCGGAGGCCTGGTTGAGAGCCTTTGCCTGAGAGTCCTTAAGATCCTCGGCCTGGCTTGCACTCTGCTGCACACTCATCTCCTTGGGTACGAGAAAAGACcccgagtgacgacggatGCAAcgctttgtcattttgtcaaaggATTGACTTCAGAGATCCGACCATCaacaaataattaataaaaaaaatatgctttcCCCTAATATATCTGCCATATCACTACTAACCAATGTCGCAATCTTCTCCTGGAGACATTTCATTTGAGCTGCATGGTTGTCTCGCGTCTCACACAGTTCCTGGTCTTTGCGCGACAGATCCTGCTCCCGTTGCTCATTGGAGAGGGCCACCTCGTTCTTCTGTTCCACCAACTGACTCTGCAACTCCTCGAGCCTCCTGAGAGAGGGAAGGCAGGCAGAGCGGATTAAAAGCAGGGGGAAGAACAAATCTTGCCCTCGGATGTTGAACTTATCTGATTAAATATATTACTACAAAAAGATTAGTCACATCTACCTATCGAATTTCTTTCCCCCCTAAGGGTACAGCACTCAGCACCTTTCTTTCTGCCGAAGgtcttcattcattttgctCAGCTGCAACGAACTGTCGCCGGATGCCGTCATCATGTCCGAAATGTCTTTCTCCAGTTTGCTCTTGTCCTCGCCCAGCTGCCGCACCTTCTCGTCCGCAGCCGCCAGCTTCCTCTCCAGCCCTGAGTTGAGAGAAACGCGGCGGCTCGTGACTTCATACATAAACATAGTTGTTGTTTCGCACGTTTATGCTGCTTACCACTAAGCTGACTCCTAAGAGACTCTGATTCTGTGGTAAGAGTTGTGCACTGCTCTTCCTTTTTGCTGAACCTCTCAAGGGTTTCTGGCAAACCAagaatgacatttgttttgtttttttgttaggTTGAGGATCTAGTGAAACGGGCACAAGGCGGGGTGCTACGCAACAGGCTGAGGAGAAGACAAAGTGAATAATTCCTTACCTTGCATAGTTTTTGCAGATTTAGTCTGCTCCTCTGTGCTTATAGCCAACTGTTGCTTCTgtgggcaagaaaaaaaaaaaaaaaagtgttggcGACCCACcaaatgcatttcaatgggCATTGTGGAAAATATAAGTATATTTCTACGATACTGACTGTCATACAATTTGTTAGAACTAATTCAGTGCATGTGTGGATTTAAAGGAGAAAATTAATCCCCaatatcgtttttttttcttttttaacaaaaatgttcCACTGCAGAATAGAGGCAAATTATCAAAGTATGATTGTGATGACTAAATAGTCAATTtatatgtataaataaaactaaatacaCTTACCAGGCCTCCAAGCTGCTGCTCCACAGCTTCTTTTTCACTGGCTAAGCTTTGCTGGAGTGACAGGATTTCATTCTCTTTGCCTTCCAGCAGTGATCTCAGTTCACCAACTAACTTTtaagcaaagaaaataaaacaagattacatttttgaaaaccaCACTTGAAGCCAACCAAGTATTAGTTTCAAACTCACATGCTCAGTTTTTGCACAATTTCAGCAATTATCTTCGAAAAGGTAAGCTTTTGTACTTGCCACCATAGTTAGTACCTCAGTTGCCTGTGGGTTTCCTTGATTTGGAAGATCTTCCAGTGGTGCTTTCTGGTTGCTTTGGCTAAGACACAAACATCGGACCATTTGTGCCACCGTCTCTTTGGTTTCTCTCTCGTCCTGGGCCTGGCGCGCTAGCTGCGCTCCcatctcctccagctccttcaCCTTGAGCTCGGCCGCGTGGAGCTTTCCGAGGACGTCCTCCAGCTCCACCAGGTGCTGATTCTCAGCTTTGTCAACGCCGGCGCGCACGGCGTCATCTAGGCGCTCCTTGTCTTCGGCGAGGGAGGCCAGACGCTCTTTCAGCTCGTGAATCTGCAT is drawn from Syngnathus acus chromosome 9, fSynAcu1.2, whole genome shotgun sequence and contains these coding sequences:
- the clip1a gene encoding CAP-Gly domain-containing linker protein 1 isoform X1, which translates into the protein MSSAKASGIKVPSKVARVPGTGAPKTNPASGSKTAVVEKSASGVDDNNDDGDSFQIGERVWVNGTKPGYVQFLGETQFAPGQWAGIVLDEPIGKNDGSVAGVRYFQCEALRGIFTRPSKLSRTEGEGDGTQTAPPSRAASPARSVASVASHAPAVKSAAAKKTSSAIPTAQSSNLARTNSESVSNLSESGSVKKGERELKMGDRVLVGGTKAGVVRFIGDTDFAKGEWCGVELDEPLGKNDGAVAGTRYFQCQPRYGLFAPVHKVTRIGFPSTTPAKATARKAAVTPGGLKRSPSASSISTMSSVTSSVSTKASRTGLLTETSSRYNRKISGTTALQEALKEKQQHIEQLMVERDMEKAEVAKATSHASEMEQEISLLRDDQEQMEAKMDQLRALVEAADKDKVELLNQLEEERRKVEDLQFRVEEACITKGDLETQTRLEHVHSKELEQSLHFEKTKAEKLQRELEDTRVATVSERSRIMELERDLSLRTREVADLQLRLGSRQASDDPDGGGVSPLLEEITSLRDRLASLEAERQEELARLREKLESHEKAHGEATAQLQAAGVKLSGDNEQLRMRLSQAEKDNADVLEKLKLEHERALEEAAAARNMQIHELKERLASLAEDKERLDDAVRAGVDKAENQHLVELEDVLGKLHAAELKVKELEEMGAQLARQAQDERETKETVAQMVRCLCLSQSNQKAPLEDLPNQGNPQATELVGELRSLLEGKENEILSLQQSLASEKEAVEQQLGGLKQQLAISTEEQTKSAKTMQETLERFSKKEEQCTTLTTESESLRSQLSGLERKLAAADEKVRQLGEDKSKLEKDISDMMTASGDSSLQLSKMNEDLRQKERRLEELQSQLVEQKNEVALSNEQREQDLSRKDQELCETRDNHAAQMKCLQEKIATLEMSVQQSASQAEDLKDSQAKALNQASEVHGKEVQGLRDKLDNLKKELSSSKDRSQELEKMVSELKTYKEKLQHLSAELDSSKHNVEHLSAKLEEQTVALERKCQDSEEARADTCKLETQLSEAQSKLSALRDLSVQNEDLRVTVEKLSKERDELLDGNKGSEVERTSLKDQLEILKKGLLEAQDENTTLKSTNIKQQSDLEDLRKQNEEKNATLHKQKQDARRAESHNKQLLEDYENICKERSRLEEDLNESRSKLACENDKLLSELDAAKTGKKCLDAKNAELQAKLQSLNLEKEDLTMTNNQLQSLVETLSKEKATMSSEISAVASDKKNLEALKEELQNKLNLAKKELDSSVRECEDLKASRLSLVQMLEESKTSSQVTHSERLHLLQEKEDLLASQRKVCKEKEELLKDIEELKEKIKESAQQLTLSNLKLTEMSATLERERETFGTQNSESSEALHALRKEKLTLHAALEQQKTNYERLAGEKGEIEAKHSKAAADIKDLLQEREKLVSDIRATKDQLDSSSRTQGDIDQEKSRLEGMLEEVTCKTNSVVAQLTSLEKEKAQLESELGKRSSQIELLEKANADLARGRGELKMHLEQSTLELKGQVDKLSKHTAESDAKKKKLLEEILELKKQTESLSEAKQHLEERLEAESSERTRAAWQTEELQNTLSRVRRDNDDMSAQLQNADEQQKSLTAETDLAKAKLKEQELVTRRLSEDKRELLSKLDETDKRVAALETEKEALLAGRSRSEHNVSQWLVEKSLLIGQLEDLQEDVKTLRVDTAATEKRHQEAVAEGERLQSQLKQAIAQQLEASEASGQTAEALEQLTKERDALLQDKCEAQVQLESLHSSKREMETQMDELKQEQSKYQQELSTSKEQLYAKSQKLESLSRETEELKEAVSVKSRSLQSIQNEKDKLAQDVENNHQDHSEFSKLRDEHSKLQAQLKELKQSESTLKKKMEKENAEFQRSVRKNGVLASEKDQQMEALKSELAATRVQSASAQTLQTAIAALEQDKAQLKERVKELEQELAAPSGDVVVSQLRDTDTQAENHQAAIDFLNSVIVDLRKNNLDLKDQLEKLAAAALNGNNASELDDDDGEDKESSKKKKKKKPPPRLFCDICDCFDRHDTEDCPAQAQTPDTPPHTAYHGSKGAERPYCDICELFGHWSHDCNDDRTF